One region of Mus pahari chromosome 16, PAHARI_EIJ_v1.1, whole genome shotgun sequence genomic DNA includes:
- the Diras2 gene encoding GTP-binding protein Di-Ras2 has protein sequence MPEQSNDYRVAVFGAGGVGKSSLVLRFVKGTFRESYIPTVEDTYRQVISCDKSICTLQITDTTGSHQFPAMQRLSISKGHAFILVYSITSRQSLEELKPIYEQICEIKGDVESIPIMLVGNKCDESPNREVQSSEAEALARTWKCAFMETSAKLNHNVKELFQELLNLEKRRTVSLQIDGKKSKQQKRKEKLKGKCVVM, from the coding sequence ATGCCGGAACAGAGCAACGACTACCGGGTGGCGGTATTTGGGGCAGGTGGTGTTGGCAAGAGCTCCCTCGTTTTGAGGTTTGTGAAAGGGACCTTCAGGGAGAGCTACATCCCAACCGTGGAAGACACCTACCGGCAGGTGATCAGTTGTGACAAGAGCATATGCACGCTGCAGATCACCGACACCACCGGGAGCCACCAGTTTCCGGCCATGCAGCGGCTGTCCATCTCCAAAGGCCACGCCTTCATCCTGGTCTACTCCATCACCAGCCGGCAGTCCCTGGAGGAACTCAAGCCCATCTATGAGCAGATCTGCGAGATCAAGGGGGATGTGGAGAGCATCCCCATCATGCTGGTGGGTAACAAGTGTGATGAGAGCCCCAACCGCGAGGTCCAGAGCAGCGAGGCAGAGGCCCTAGCCCGCACGTGGAAGTGCGCCTTCATGGAGACGTCCGCCAAGCTCAACCACAACGTCAAGGAACTCTTTCAGGAACTCCTCAACCTGGAGAAGCGCAGGACCGTGAGCCTCCAGATCGACGGCAAGAAGAGCAAGcagcagaagaggaaggagaagctcaAGGGCAAGTGCGTGGTCATGTGA